From the genome of Pseudomonas yamanorum, one region includes:
- the mgtA gene encoding magnesium-translocating P-type ATPase, protein MSAVKNPKLHKKNGTDTDTKLSMRAAREAQNGLSATLANVRATKDGLTELDASARLQREGYNEVAHDKPPHAIVQFLQALNNPFIYVLLTLGAISFVTDYWLPLQAGEEADLTKVIIIMTMVMLSSLLRFWQEHRSAKSAEALKAMVRTTATVLRREQVGSKPTLREVPMRDLVAGDIVQLSAGDMIPADIRLIESRDLFISQAVLTGEALPVEKYDTLGDVTQKSATSTAADQGNLLDLPNICFMGTNVVSGRAQAVVVATGPRTYFGSLAKAIVGSRVQTAFDRGVNSVSWLLIRFMLVMTPIVFFLNGFSKGDWSDALLFALAVAVGLTPEMLPMIVSANLAKGATAMAKRKVVVKRLNAIQNFGSMDVLCTDKTGTLTQDKIILEHHVNAFGNRDDSVLTLAWLNSHHQSGMKNLMDQAVVQFSEQNPKFQIPFAYSKVDELPFDFIRRRLSIVVKDAQNDHLLVCKGAVEEMLSISTHVMEGDVAVELDDRRRNELLAIAQDYNEDGFRVLVLATRNIPKALARKQYTTADERNLVIRGFLTFLDPPKETAGPAIAALREIGVAVKVLTGDNAIVTSKICRQVGLEPGVPLLGVEIEAMDDATLKLRVEERTVFAKLTPLQKSRVLKTLQSNGHTVGFLGDGINDAPALRDADVGISVDSATDIAKESADIILLEKSLMVLEEGVLKGRETFGNIMKYLNMTASSNFGNVFSVLVASAFIPFLPMLSIHLLLQNLMYDISQLALPWDKMDKEYLAKPRKWDAKNIGRFMIWIGPTSSIFDMTTFALMWYVFSANSVEMQTLFQSGWFIEGLLSQTLVVHMLRTRKIPFFQSNAAWPVMMMTCIVIGLGIYVPFSPLGAMVGLEPLPLAYFPWLVGTLVAYCCVAQLMKTLYIRRFKQWY, encoded by the coding sequence ATGAGCGCAGTAAAAAACCCGAAACTGCACAAGAAAAACGGCACGGACACCGACACCAAACTGTCGATGCGTGCCGCCCGCGAAGCCCAGAACGGCCTCTCGGCAACCCTCGCCAATGTCCGGGCAACCAAGGATGGCCTGACCGAACTGGATGCCTCTGCTCGCCTGCAACGTGAAGGCTACAACGAGGTGGCTCACGACAAGCCGCCTCACGCCATCGTGCAATTCCTCCAGGCCCTGAACAACCCGTTCATCTATGTGCTGCTGACCCTGGGCGCCATCAGCTTCGTCACTGACTACTGGCTGCCACTGCAGGCCGGTGAAGAAGCCGATCTGACCAAGGTCATCATTATCATGACCATGGTCATGCTCAGCAGCCTGCTGCGGTTCTGGCAGGAACACCGTTCGGCCAAGTCCGCCGAAGCCTTGAAGGCCATGGTGCGCACCACCGCCACAGTGCTGCGCCGTGAGCAAGTGGGCTCCAAGCCAACCCTGCGGGAAGTGCCGATGCGCGACCTGGTGGCTGGCGATATCGTGCAACTGTCTGCCGGCGACATGATCCCGGCCGACATCCGCCTGATCGAGTCCCGTGACCTGTTCATCAGCCAGGCCGTGCTCACCGGCGAAGCCTTGCCGGTGGAGAAGTACGACACCCTCGGGGACGTCACGCAAAAATCCGCTACTTCCACAGCCGCCGACCAAGGCAACCTGCTGGACCTGCCGAACATTTGCTTCATGGGCACCAACGTCGTCAGTGGCCGGGCGCAAGCCGTGGTGGTTGCCACCGGCCCGCGCACCTACTTTGGCTCCCTGGCCAAAGCGATTGTCGGCTCCCGGGTGCAAACCGCGTTTGACCGCGGGGTGAACAGCGTCAGCTGGCTGCTGATCCGCTTCATGCTGGTGATGACGCCGATCGTGTTTTTCCTCAACGGCTTCTCCAAGGGCGACTGGAGCGATGCCTTGCTGTTCGCCCTGGCGGTGGCGGTGGGCCTGACCCCGGAAATGCTGCCGATGATCGTCAGCGCCAACCTGGCCAAGGGTGCAACCGCCATGGCCAAGCGCAAGGTGGTGGTCAAGCGCCTCAACGCGATCCAGAACTTCGGTTCGATGGACGTGTTGTGCACCGACAAGACCGGCACCCTGACCCAGGACAAGATCATCCTCGAGCACCACGTCAACGCCTTCGGCAACCGTGATGATTCGGTGCTGACCCTGGCCTGGCTGAACAGCCATCACCAAAGCGGCATGAAGAACCTGATGGATCAGGCGGTCGTCCAGTTCTCGGAGCAGAACCCGAAGTTCCAGATACCGTTCGCCTACAGCAAGGTGGATGAACTGCCGTTCGACTTTATCCGCCGTCGCCTGTCGATAGTGGTCAAGGACGCGCAAAACGATCACCTGCTGGTGTGCAAGGGCGCGGTCGAGGAGATGCTGAGCATTTCCACCCACGTGATGGAAGGTGACGTTGCCGTCGAGCTGGATGATCGTCGTCGCAACGAGTTGCTGGCGATTGCCCAGGACTACAACGAAGACGGCTTCCGGGTACTGGTGCTGGCCACCCGCAACATTCCCAAGGCCCTCGCACGCAAGCAGTACACCACGGCCGATGAGCGCAACTTGGTGATCCGTGGTTTCCTGACCTTCCTTGATCCACCAAAGGAAACCGCAGGCCCGGCGATTGCTGCCCTGCGCGAGATCGGCGTAGCGGTCAAAGTGCTGACCGGCGACAACGCCATCGTCACCAGCAAGATCTGCCGTCAGGTCGGCCTGGAGCCTGGCGTACCGTTGCTGGGTGTGGAAATCGAAGCGATGGACGACGCCACCCTCAAACTACGGGTTGAGGAACGCACAGTCTTCGCCAAGCTGACGCCGCTGCAGAAGTCGCGGGTGCTCAAGACCTTGCAGTCCAACGGCCACACCGTGGGCTTCCTCGGCGACGGCATCAACGATGCACCGGCCCTGCGGGATGCCGACGTGGGTATCTCGGTGGACAGCGCGACGGACATCGCCAAGGAGTCTGCCGACATCATCCTGCTGGAAAAGAGCCTGATGGTGCTGGAAGAAGGCGTGCTGAAAGGCCGCGAGACCTTCGGCAATATCATGAAGTACCTGAACATGACCGCCAGCTCCAACTTCGGCAACGTGTTCTCGGTGCTGGTGGCCAGTGCGTTCATCCCGTTCCTGCCGATGCTGTCGATCCACCTGCTGCTGCAGAACCTGATGTACGACATCTCCCAGCTGGCTTTGCCGTGGGACAAGATGGACAAGGAATACTTGGCCAAGCCACGCAAGTGGGACGCGAAAAACATTGGCCGCTTCATGATCTGGATCGGGCCGACCTCGTCGATCTTCGACATGACCACCTTTGCCCTGATGTGGTACGTGTTCTCGGCCAACAGCGTGGAAATGCAGACCCTGTTCCAGTCCGGCTGGTTCATCGAGGGGCTGCTCTCGCAGACGTTGGTGGTACACATGCTGCGCACCCGCAAGATCCCGTTCTTCCAGAGCAACGCCGCATGGCCGGTGATGATGATGACCTGCATCGTGATCGGGCTGGGCATCTACGTACCGTTCTCGCCGCTGGGCGCGATGGTGGGCCTGGAGCCGCTGCCACTGGCGTACTTCCCATGGCTGGTGGGCACTCTGGTCGCCTACTGCTGCGTGGCTCAACTGATGAAAACCCTCTACATCCGCCGCTTCAAGCAGTGGTACTGA
- a CDS encoding DUF2493 domain-containing protein, protein MRVLICAGRHYADTKMSRQVLDAYHRLRPVQVLIHGGSQFLGSDVEDWARETGVDVVRYPPNWQRHGKQAERHRNQFMLTDSRPDVIIALPGGDDTLELVSQAKASGIHVLTVDS, encoded by the coding sequence ATGCGCGTCTTGATCTGTGCAGGTCGTCATTACGCCGATACAAAAATGTCCCGCCAGGTGTTGGACGCCTACCACCGCCTGCGCCCGGTGCAGGTGTTGATCCACGGCGGCAGTCAGTTCCTGGGCAGCGACGTGGAGGACTGGGCCCGGGAAACGGGGGTGGATGTGGTGCGTTACCCACCCAACTGGCAACGCCATGGCAAGCAAGCCGAGCGTCACCGCAACCAGTTCATGCTCACGGACAGCCGCCCCGACGTGATCATCGCATTGCCCGGCGGCGACGACACCTTGGAGCTGGTGAGCCAGGCCAAGGCCAGTGGCATTCATGTGCTGACCGTAGACAGCTGA
- a CDS encoding tellurite resistance TerB family protein — protein MNTGDLLEQLLRAGQASTSQQGGSATAAQGGLGGLGGLLGGLLGSGGASASGGGGLGGLLGGLGGMLGGTRAAPQGRTGGTNYAALASLGMMAFQAYQAWQRQQASAPQQALQTVDQLSGAQVEEHSHAVLRALIAAAKADGEIDEREQQMISAEIGKHTDDPQLQAWLDTEVAKPLNAADFAEFAGDPAVASEVYLVSVLLVDDQQDAERNYLDELAAQLKIDPALQVHLEQQAKGQV, from the coding sequence ATGAATACCGGCGATCTACTGGAACAATTGCTGCGAGCGGGCCAAGCCTCAACGAGCCAGCAGGGCGGCTCCGCAACGGCGGCTCAAGGCGGGCTGGGTGGTTTGGGCGGGCTGCTGGGCGGTTTGCTGGGCAGCGGCGGTGCTTCGGCTTCAGGCGGTGGCGGCCTCGGTGGTTTGCTCGGCGGACTGGGCGGCATGCTCGGCGGAACCCGTGCGGCGCCGCAAGGGCGCACCGGCGGCACCAACTACGCGGCGCTGGCTTCCCTGGGCATGATGGCGTTCCAGGCCTATCAGGCCTGGCAGCGTCAACAGGCATCGGCGCCGCAGCAGGCGTTGCAAACGGTTGACCAGCTGTCCGGCGCGCAGGTCGAAGAACACAGCCATGCCGTGCTGCGCGCGTTGATCGCGGCAGCCAAGGCAGATGGTGAGATTGATGAGCGTGAGCAGCAGATGATCTCGGCCGAGATCGGCAAGCACACCGATGACCCGCAATTGCAGGCGTGGCTGGATACCGAGGTGGCCAAGCCGCTGAATGCGGCGGATTTTGCCGAGTTTGCCGGGGACCCGGCGGTGGCATCCGAGGTGTACCTGGTCAGTGTGCTGCTGGTGGATGACCAGCAGGACGCGGAGCGCAACTACCTGGATGAACTGGCGGCGCAGCTGAAGATTGATCCTGCGTTGCAAGTGCATCTGGAGCAGCAGGCCAAGGGCCAGGTTTAA
- a CDS encoding DinB family protein: MTRTEHIALMATYNQWMNRKVYDAANGLSDEDLIADRGAFFGSILGTLNHLALGDRVWLKRFAEHPAGFAALAPLSALALPPRLNQLAFADIRELSAHRAWLDQIIIDWVQSISEPELDQPLQYHNMAGTPMNKNFHALLVHFFNHQTHHRGQVTTLLTQAGRDVGDTDLLALMD, encoded by the coding sequence ATGACCCGTACCGAGCATATCGCCCTGATGGCGACCTACAACCAGTGGATGAACCGCAAGGTGTACGACGCTGCCAACGGCCTGAGCGACGAGGACCTGATTGCCGACCGTGGTGCGTTCTTCGGTTCGATCCTTGGCACGCTGAACCACCTCGCCCTGGGTGACCGCGTCTGGCTCAAGCGTTTCGCCGAGCATCCGGCAGGCTTTGCCGCGCTGGCACCGCTAAGCGCTTTGGCGTTGCCGCCACGCCTGAATCAACTGGCCTTCGCCGATATCCGTGAACTGTCGGCCCATCGTGCCTGGCTCGACCAGATCATCATCGACTGGGTGCAATCCATCAGCGAGCCGGAGCTGGATCAGCCCCTGCAGTACCACAACATGGCGGGCACACCGATGAACAAGAATTTTCATGCACTGCTCGTGCACTTCTTCAATCACCAGACCCACCACCGGGGACAGGTGACAACCCTGCTGACGCAGGCCGGGCGCGACGTGGGCGACACCGACCTGCTGGCGCTGATGGACTAG
- a CDS encoding GFA family protein, translated as MSHQESQEGGCRCDRVRFTVTEKPLITMACHCTGCQKMSSSAFSLSALIPSHGFTITQGNPVIGGLHGVDRHYCCPHCMSWMFSRPNGVEDLINLRPTMLDDASGYVPFIETWTSEKLPWATTPAQHSFAQLPERENFPALIQAYAEYSGG; from the coding sequence ATGAGTCATCAAGAGTCCCAGGAAGGCGGCTGCCGTTGTGATCGGGTACGTTTTACCGTGACCGAAAAACCGCTGATCACCATGGCGTGCCATTGCACCGGGTGCCAGAAGATGTCATCCAGCGCGTTCTCGCTGAGCGCGCTGATCCCCAGCCACGGATTCACCATCACCCAGGGCAACCCGGTGATCGGCGGACTGCATGGCGTCGACCGCCACTACTGCTGCCCCCACTGCATGAGTTGGATGTTTTCCCGCCCCAATGGCGTGGAAGATCTGATCAACCTGCGCCCCACCATGCTGGATGATGCCAGCGGTTATGTGCCATTCATTGAAACCTGGACCAGTGAAAAGCTGCCGTGGGCGACTACCCCGGCGCAGCACAGCTTTGCGCAGCTCCCGGAGAGGGAGAATTTCCCCGCGCTGATACAGGCGTACGCCGAGTACAGCGGCGGTTGA
- a CDS encoding LysE family translocator, whose translation MSLATLFLFVMMSAAIIAIPGPTVLLALQNGSRHGLQAAFWGMAGAVVADALLVTAVACGLGLLLAASEGLFQALKWIGSAYLIWIGWQMLRSPQAALPSVGEGEDGGTRSASIFTRSFLVAISNPKALLFMSAFLPQFVDSTQAQLPQYACLLFALCVLNVSIMMFYAVCGARLLSRLRPAHLQHFNRGAGGLLMAMGVLLAAYRRAPAA comes from the coding sequence ATGTCCCTGGCAACCTTATTTCTGTTCGTCATGATGAGCGCCGCGATTATCGCGATTCCCGGCCCGACGGTTCTGTTGGCCCTGCAGAATGGATCGCGCCATGGATTGCAGGCGGCGTTCTGGGGCATGGCCGGGGCGGTGGTGGCCGACGCCTTGCTGGTGACGGCGGTGGCGTGTGGCCTGGGTTTGCTGCTCGCGGCCAGTGAAGGGCTGTTTCAGGCACTGAAATGGATCGGTTCGGCGTACCTCATCTGGATCGGCTGGCAGATGTTGCGATCACCCCAGGCGGCGTTGCCGTCGGTGGGCGAAGGTGAGGACGGCGGCACCCGCTCGGCGAGTATTTTCACCCGCAGTTTCCTGGTGGCGATTTCCAATCCCAAGGCATTGTTGTTCATGTCGGCATTCCTGCCGCAATTTGTCGACAGCACCCAAGCACAACTGCCGCAGTACGCGTGCCTGTTGTTCGCACTCTGCGTGCTGAACGTCAGCATCATGATGTTCTATGCGGTATGCGGGGCACGCTTGCTTAGTCGCCTGCGGCCCGCACACTTGCAGCACTTCAACCGTGGGGCGGGTGGGTTGTTGATGGCGATGGGCGTGCTGTTGGCCGCTTACCGTCGTGCCCCGGCTGCATAA
- a CDS encoding TonB family protein: MKYSWIALVLLLCACTSGPNHQEQLVEKRLWEYQLLTHLNHFKSYPEEARLQRLTGMVRVAFVVDAKGNLIRHKIVSHTGSDLFVGAVEAFIPAASPVPAPPPSMLRKGEVEVVAPFVFCMEQGACTGSPPQRI; this comes from the coding sequence ATGAAATACAGCTGGATCGCACTTGTCTTACTGCTTTGTGCCTGCACGAGCGGCCCCAACCACCAGGAGCAACTGGTAGAGAAGCGCTTATGGGAATATCAGTTGCTCACTCACCTCAACCACTTCAAGTCCTATCCCGAAGAAGCTCGCCTGCAAAGGCTGACCGGCATGGTCAGAGTGGCCTTTGTCGTCGACGCCAAAGGCAACCTGATACGCCACAAAATCGTCAGCCACACAGGCTCGGATCTTTTCGTCGGGGCAGTGGAGGCATTTATTCCGGCGGCCTCGCCAGTGCCTGCGCCCCCGCCCTCAATGCTGCGTAAAGGCGAAGTTGAAGTGGTGGCGCCCTTTGTATTCTGCATGGAGCAGGGCGCTTGCACCGGCTCACCGCCGCAGCGAATCTAG
- a CDS encoding HAD family hydrolase → MYPRAILFDLDNTLTHRALSIRRYAERFLAEFGEHIRPATLDDITHLILREDSGGYLSPQSAFSSIREAVGHTLANQLPWRVPQPAEVLVEHWVSHFPAAAVPMPGAAALIQALEHRHIKVGIVSNGAEHSRRKTIAALPFAQSVGTVVSSQAFGTAKPAREIFHEAAARLGVLPEHCWFVGDHPLNDYQGAKAAGMYAVWFQGFHQWPAGLAPAQDTIKSLDELPALIAKR, encoded by the coding sequence GTGTACCCGCGCGCCATTCTGTTCGACCTGGATAACACACTGACGCATCGCGCCTTGAGTATCCGACGCTACGCCGAACGGTTCCTGGCTGAGTTCGGCGAGCACATCAGGCCCGCGACGCTGGACGACATCACGCACCTGATTTTGCGGGAAGACAGCGGCGGCTATCTTTCCCCGCAGTCCGCATTCTCTTCGATCCGCGAAGCTGTAGGCCACACCCTTGCCAACCAACTGCCGTGGCGAGTGCCGCAGCCGGCTGAGGTCCTGGTCGAGCACTGGGTCAGCCATTTTCCGGCCGCAGCCGTGCCAATGCCGGGCGCTGCAGCGTTGATTCAGGCGCTGGAGCACAGACACATCAAGGTCGGGATTGTTTCCAATGGCGCCGAGCACTCGCGAAGGAAAACCATCGCTGCATTGCCCTTCGCTCAGTCGGTTGGTACCGTTGTCAGTTCGCAAGCGTTCGGGACAGCCAAACCTGCACGGGAAATCTTCCATGAGGCGGCTGCACGGTTAGGCGTTCTTCCCGAGCACTGCTGGTTTGTCGGTGATCACCCTCTAAACGACTACCAAGGGGCAAAAGCCGCCGGGATGTACGCTGTATGGTTTCAGGGGTTTCATCAATGGCCCGCAGGCCTTGCTCCCGCGCAAGACACTATAAAATCGCTCGACGAGCTACCCGCTCTGATCGCAAAGCGATAG
- a CDS encoding VOC family protein, translating to MKFSSVRLVTNHFERLVQFYQNLTTVEPRHLAEGFAEIHLDGVVLAIADERLIRLHNDGLAVAASNRSAILEFQVDDVEAVLLRIGRADVVMPVTVMPWGNTSVLLRDPDGSLVNVFSRPWR from the coding sequence ATGAAATTCTCGTCTGTTCGTCTCGTTACCAACCACTTTGAACGGCTCGTTCAGTTCTATCAAAACCTCACGACTGTCGAGCCAAGGCATCTGGCTGAGGGGTTCGCTGAAATTCACCTCGACGGCGTGGTCCTGGCCATAGCCGATGAACGCCTGATCCGCCTTCATAACGATGGATTGGCAGTCGCCGCCAGCAACCGTTCGGCGATCCTGGAGTTTCAAGTGGATGATGTCGAGGCCGTCCTGCTGCGTATCGGTCGCGCAGACGTGGTGATGCCGGTGACGGTCATGCCATGGGGCAACACTTCGGTATTGCTGCGTGATCCTGATGGAAGCCTGGTTAACGTCTTTTCGAGGCCTTGGCGCTGA
- a CDS encoding MFS transporter — MINSALRVWCAVSVLCIASFTMVTSEFAPIGLLSQISADLDQAPSTVGLTVTLYAWIGAASGLLSNWLNRRVPRKALLIALMLILALSNGLAALSPEFSSLLGARAVGALAHGVFWAIVAATAAHIVPSHRVGLATSIVLGGITIATVMGVPLINLVGQYDGWRTAFVCLAVMCVASAGAIALVLPSLHIPSLAKGLGFAVVLRRKDLLITYVITGLTAAAHFGAYTFVEPFIGQVPGITSYMIAVLLFAFGASGFLGNLLSALLIDRYLKAFILLALVAMALALVTLGIYGPPLGLVSVVILLVVWGVAISALFTGLQTWVLRIAGDHMVPATAIHTAVLNSAIGLGVIIGGSALDVAGFKGAMLSASVVIVPAIILMIAAGLRARAEPVFS, encoded by the coding sequence GTGATCAATTCAGCCTTGCGGGTATGGTGTGCAGTCAGTGTGCTGTGCATCGCCTCCTTTACCATGGTGACTTCCGAGTTCGCCCCCATTGGTTTGCTGTCGCAAATATCCGCCGACCTGGATCAAGCCCCGTCTACCGTCGGGCTGACCGTAACGCTATACGCTTGGATCGGGGCGGCCAGCGGCTTGCTATCCAACTGGTTGAACCGCCGGGTTCCCCGCAAGGCGCTGCTGATTGCGTTGATGTTGATACTGGCCTTATCAAACGGCCTGGCAGCGTTATCCCCTGAATTTTCCTCTCTGCTCGGTGCCCGCGCCGTCGGCGCATTGGCCCATGGCGTGTTCTGGGCCATCGTGGCAGCCACCGCCGCGCATATCGTGCCGTCGCACCGCGTGGGACTGGCCACCTCGATTGTGCTGGGCGGCATCACGATCGCCACGGTCATGGGCGTACCGCTGATTAATCTGGTGGGCCAATACGATGGTTGGCGCACGGCTTTTGTGTGCCTCGCCGTGATGTGTGTCGCCAGCGCCGGTGCGATCGCCCTGGTGCTGCCTTCCCTGCATATTCCCTCGCTGGCCAAAGGTCTGGGCTTTGCGGTGGTGCTGCGGCGCAAGGACCTCTTGATCACCTACGTCATCACGGGCCTGACGGCGGCCGCGCATTTTGGTGCCTACACCTTTGTCGAACCGTTTATTGGCCAGGTGCCTGGAATTACCTCGTACATGATTGCGGTGTTGCTGTTTGCCTTCGGGGCCTCGGGTTTTCTGGGCAACCTCTTGAGTGCGCTGTTGATTGATCGCTACTTGAAAGCGTTCATTTTGCTGGCGTTGGTTGCGATGGCATTGGCGTTGGTGACCTTGGGTATTTATGGTCCGCCACTCGGGCTCGTGTCCGTGGTTATCCTGCTGGTGGTCTGGGGCGTGGCCATTTCCGCTTTGTTTACCGGTCTGCAGACGTGGGTCTTGAGGATCGCCGGTGATCACATGGTGCCTGCGACCGCCATCCACACAGCTGTGCTCAACAGCGCGATCGGGCTGGGTGTGATTATCGGTGGCAGTGCGCTGGATGTGGCGGGGTTCAAGGGGGCGATGCTGTCGGCCAGCGTAGTGATCGTCCCGGCCATTATCCTGATGATCGCCGCAGGACTTCGCGCCCGGGCAGAGCCGGTTTTTTCGTAA